A window of the Lates calcarifer isolate ASB-BC8 linkage group LG18, TLL_Latcal_v3, whole genome shotgun sequence genome harbors these coding sequences:
- the LOC108895919 gene encoding nuclear factor 7, ovary-like — protein sequence MASKLERDLSCPVCQDILKVPVLLSCNHSFCKDCLQNVWADRQNLECPLCKRRSSKECPSPNLALKKQCEAFLRVRGSDSAAAESRPLCSLHSETLDFLCLDDQQLVCSICCRDSETHGDHRFKPVDEAVGEHKKKLQDYLKPLQKKLRVIREIKGNCDQTAEHIKVQAEYTEKEIREEFKRLHQFLDEEEEARLAALREEEEQKSELMKEKIRALSTEMTALSETIGATERQLRVKDASFLQNYKAVVERVQQQPLPDDPELVSGALIDVARHLGNLRFNVWDKMKEMVSYSPVILDPNTAHPNLILSEDLTVVTKGQAKQEVPDNPERINHFFSVVGSEGFNSGSHSWDVEVRNNTAFVVGMLEGSLQRKGVIWFGLWRLMFCNGEYKCLSPSDTGTDVTVMRNPKRIRVHLDWDRGQLSFSDADTNAHIHSYTHTFTDRLFPYISTWSEVPIKIRSMKVSVAVEQHRDAATAEIKCSTHIFS from the coding sequence ATGGCTTCCAAACTAGAGAGGGatctctcctgtcctgtctgccaggacattttaaaagttCCAGTCCTGCTGTCATGTaaccacagcttctgtaaagactgtctgcAGAATGTCtgggcagacagacaaaatctTGAGTGTCCACTCTGTAAGAGGAGATCCTCAAAGGAATGTCCTAGTCCTAACCTTGCACTGAAGAAGCAGTGTGAGGCCTTCCTACGAGTGAGAGGTTCagactctgctgcagcagagtccAGGCcgctctgcagtctgcactctgagacACTTGACTTCCTCTGTCTGGACGACCAGCAGCTGGTGtgcagcatctgctgcagagactCTGAAACACATGGTGACCACAGGTTCAAACCTGTCGATGAGGCTGTGGGGGAACACAAGAAAAAACTTCAGGATTACTTAAAGCCCCTTCAAAAGAAACTGAGAGTCATTCGTGAAATTAAAGGTAACTGTGACCAAACAGCAGAGCACATTAAAGTCCAAGCagaatacacagagaaagagatcagggaggagttcaagaggcttcaccagtttctagatgaggaggaggaggccagattggctgcactgagggaggaggaggagcagaagagtgAGCTGATGAAAGAGAAGATTAGGGCTCTTAGCACTGAGATGACAGCTCTTTCAGAAACAATCGGAGCAACAGAGAGACAGCTGAGAGTTAAAGACGCCTCATTCCTGCAGAACTACAAGGCCGTGGtggaaagagtccagcagcagcctctgcctGATGATCCAGAGCTGGTCTCAGGAGCCCTGATAGATGTAGCCAgacacctgggcaacctgagGTTCAATGTCTGGGACAAAATGAAGGAGATGGTCTCCTACAGTCCTGTGATTCTGGACCCAAATACCGCCCATCCAAACCTCatcctgtctgaagatctgaccGTTGTGACAAAAGGGCAGGCAAAGCAGGAGGTTCCTGACAACCCAGAGAGGATCAACCacttcttctctgtggttggcTCTGAGGGCTTTAACTCGGGGTctcacagctgggatgttgAGGTCAGAAACAACACAGCCTTTGTAGTGGGCATGTTAGAGGGGTCCCTCCAGAGGAAAGGAGTCATATGGTTTGGACTGTGGAGGCTGATGTTCTGCAATGGTGAATACAAATGTCTCTCACCGTCAGACACAGGAActgatgtgacagtgatgagGAACCCCAAGAGGATCAGAGTGCACCTGGACTGGGACAGAGGACAGCTGTCGTTTTCTGACGCTGACACcaacgcacacatacacagctacacacacaccttcaccgACAGGCTGTTTCCTTACATCAGCACCTGGAGTGAGGTCCCCATAAAGATTAGATCAATGAAGGTGTCTGTGGCAGTGGAGCAACACAGAGACGCTGCTACTGCTGAGATCAAGTGTTCAACTCATATTTTCTCATGA